Proteins encoded together in one Pseudopipra pipra isolate bDixPip1 chromosome 23, bDixPip1.hap1, whole genome shotgun sequence window:
- the TEX12 gene encoding testis-expressed protein 12 isoform X1 has protein sequence MPLAMDSRPPRLCRDTPGPAPAASSPSGRPEALPLGGEESSLAEAAMASNAQKSDESGSKRQRMENEASENPQLSFPDKTDLALSEDSQSLYDTEPLEKVLNDMSKEIMTLLSKYANIIRQTAAMEASCVQELEGILKEARDIDEDLKQKRESLKQRFTVMANTLQG, from the exons ATGCCCTTGGCTATGGATTCCAGGCCCCCCAGGCTGTGCCGGGACACCCCCGGACCTGCCCCCGccgcctccagcccctcagggCGCCCTGAGGCGCTGCCCCTGGGCGGGGAGGAGAGCTCCTTGGCAGAG GCAGCGATGGCGAGCAACGCGCAAAAATCTGATGAGAGTGGGAGTAAACGCCAAAGGATGGAG AATGAAGCGTCAGAAAACCCTCAGCTGTCCTTCCCTGACAAAACAGATCTGGCTCTTTCTGAGGACTCGCAGTCCCTTTACGACACTGAACCACTGGAAAAGGTTTTAAACG ATATGAGCAAAGAAATTATGACCTTGTTATCAAAATATGCTAACATTATAAGGCAA ACAGCAGCGATGGAGGCTTCTTGTGTCCAAGAACTGGAAGGAATCTTAAAAGAAGCGAGGGACATAGACGAGGACTTAAAGCAGAAAAGGGAGAGTCTGAAACAGAGATTCACTGTCATGGCAAACACCCTGCAGGGATAA
- the TEX12 gene encoding testis-expressed protein 12 isoform X2, whose product MASNAQKSDESGSKRQRMENEASENPQLSFPDKTDLALSEDSQSLYDTEPLEKVLNDMSKEIMTLLSKYANIIRQTAAMEASCVQELEGILKEARDIDEDLKQKRESLKQRFTVMANTLQG is encoded by the exons ATGGCGAGCAACGCGCAAAAATCTGATGAGAGTGGGAGTAAACGCCAAAGGATGGAG AATGAAGCGTCAGAAAACCCTCAGCTGTCCTTCCCTGACAAAACAGATCTGGCTCTTTCTGAGGACTCGCAGTCCCTTTACGACACTGAACCACTGGAAAAGGTTTTAAACG ATATGAGCAAAGAAATTATGACCTTGTTATCAAAATATGCTAACATTATAAGGCAA ACAGCAGCGATGGAGGCTTCTTGTGTCCAAGAACTGGAAGGAATCTTAAAAGAAGCGAGGGACATAGACGAGGACTTAAAGCAGAAAAGGGAGAGTCTGAAACAGAGATTCACTGTCATGGCAAACACCCTGCAGGGATAA